One part of the Streptomyces ferrugineus genome encodes these proteins:
- a CDS encoding LysM peptidoglycan-binding domain-containing protein, whose translation MLSGNGRHRRPRQAPALLVAAGVTGSAIAIPLLGATGASAAEATVWDKVADCESGGSWSADDGNGQYGGLQLTQEDWEKYGGLDYAASPDLASRSQQIAVAQEILADQGTAPWGTCAVLNGLTKKSGAIDLDTGVAEDSPSEVSGSSGLLDSSRSSGSSNSSDSSGSSSESDSSDASTPSDDPLSSPSGTPDDSSESPENSTPSPSRDDKSSKSDKSPESTPSQSPDSSPVEASEDDNQDNPGQDAGSWGLVDTGAVDAPAAGSGRHRGPSADEGKADDAATKSSGRHASYQVRSGDTLASIADSLDLDGGWRALYKANENAIGSDANHIFPGQTLDVPVE comes from the coding sequence ATGCTCTCCGGGAACGGTCGTCACCGTCGCCCCCGTCAGGCTCCGGCTCTTCTCGTCGCGGCCGGAGTGACCGGGTCCGCAATCGCCATCCCGCTGCTCGGCGCCACGGGCGCGAGCGCCGCCGAAGCCACCGTGTGGGACAAGGTGGCCGACTGCGAGAGCGGCGGCTCCTGGAGCGCCGACGACGGCAACGGACAGTACGGCGGGCTCCAGTTGACCCAGGAGGACTGGGAGAAGTACGGCGGCCTCGACTACGCCGCCAGCCCCGATCTGGCCAGCCGCTCCCAGCAGATAGCCGTGGCCCAGGAGATCCTCGCGGACCAGGGCACCGCCCCCTGGGGCACCTGTGCGGTGCTCAACGGGCTCACCAAGAAGTCCGGGGCGATCGACCTCGACACCGGTGTGGCGGAGGACTCACCCTCCGAGGTGTCCGGATCATCCGGCTTGCTTGATTCGTCCAGGTCGTCAGGCTCGTCCAACTCTTCGGATTCATCCGGTTCGTCGAGCGAATCCGACTCCTCCGATGCGTCCACCCCATCCGACGACCCCTTGAGCTCGCCGAGCGGCACGCCTGACGATTCATCCGAATCGCCCGAGAATTCCACACCTTCTCCGTCTCGGGATGACAAATCCTCGAAGTCCGACAAGTCGCCCGAATCAACCCCTTCGCAGTCGCCGGACAGCTCTCCCGTGGAGGCGTCCGAGGACGACAATCAGGACAACCCGGGGCAGGACGCGGGCTCCTGGGGTCTCGTCGACACCGGGGCGGTCGACGCTCCGGCGGCCGGCTCCGGTCGCCATCGTGGACCCAGCGCCGACGAGGGCAAGGCCGACGACGCGGCCACCAAGTCCTCCGGCCGCCATGCCTCGTATCAGGTCCGCTCGGGCGACACTCTCGCCTCGATCGCCGACTCCCTTGACCTCGACGGCGGATGGCGCGCGCTGTACAAGGCGAACGAGAACGCCATCGGGTCCGACGCGAACCACATCTTCCCCGGTCAGACCCTGGACGTCCCCGTCGAATAA
- a CDS encoding LysM peptidoglycan-binding domain-containing protein, whose translation MLFSSKGKHRRPSKAARAIAVVGVTGAAAVAAPLMAAGSASAATASEWDAVAQCESGGNWSINTGNGYYGGLQFSASTWAAYGGTAYASTADQATKAQQIEIAEKVLAGQGKGAWPHCGTGLSSAAYSGSSASGSSQSTERSTEQQSASRSTDRPAAKKSTKTVTTPTGKKVKKGDGEYKVVKGDTLSSIAEERDVKGGWEKLFQLNKDIVEDADLIYPGQQLHLK comes from the coding sequence ATGCTGTTTTCCAGCAAGGGCAAGCACCGTCGTCCGTCCAAGGCCGCTCGCGCCATCGCCGTCGTCGGCGTCACCGGTGCCGCCGCCGTCGCCGCCCCGCTGATGGCGGCCGGCAGCGCCTCCGCCGCCACCGCGTCCGAGTGGGATGCCGTCGCCCAGTGCGAGTCCGGCGGCAACTGGTCGATCAACACCGGCAACGGCTACTACGGCGGTCTGCAGTTCTCCGCCTCCACCTGGGCCGCGTACGGCGGCACGGCGTACGCCTCCACCGCGGACCAGGCCACCAAGGCCCAGCAGATCGAGATAGCCGAGAAGGTCCTCGCCGGCCAGGGCAAGGGTGCCTGGCCGCACTGCGGCACCGGCCTGTCCAGCGCCGCCTACAGCGGCTCTTCGGCGAGCGGCTCCTCGCAGAGCACCGAGCGCTCCACCGAGCAGCAGTCGGCCTCCCGCTCCACGGACCGCCCGGCCGCCAAGAAGAGCACCAAGACCGTCACCACCCCGACCGGCAAGAAGGTCAAGAAGGGCGACGGCGAGTACAAGGTCGTCAAGGGCGACACCCTCAGCTCGATCGCCGAGGAGCGCGACGTCAAGGGCGGCTGGGAGAAGCTCTTCCAGCTGAACAAGGACATCGTCGAGGACGCGGACCTGATCTACCCGGGTCAGCAGCTGCACCTGAAGTAA
- the eno gene encoding phosphopyruvate hydratase, whose protein sequence is MPSIDVVVAREILDSRGNPTVEVEVGLDDGSTGRAAVPSGASTGAFEAIELRDGDPNRYQGKGVEKAVLAVIEQIGPELVGYDATEQRLIDQAMFDLDATDNKGSLGANAILGVSLAVAHAASEASDLPLFRYLGGPNAHLLPVPMMNILNGGSHADSNVDIQEFMIAPIGAESFSEALRWGTEVYHTLKKVLKSKGLATGLGDEGGFAPNLGSNREALDLILEAIKEAGYTPGEQIALALDVAASEFYKDGSYAFEGKDRSAAEMTEYYAELVEAYPLVSIEDPLFEDDWAGWKTITEKLGDKVQLVGDDLFVTNPERLARGIEENSANALLVKVNQIGSLTETLDAVELAQRNGFKCMMSHRSGETEDVTIADLAVATNCGQIKTGAPARSERVAKYNQLLRIEEILDDAAVYAGRSAFPRFKG, encoded by the coding sequence GTGCCGTCCATCGACGTCGTCGTAGCCCGGGAAATCCTGGACTCCCGAGGCAACCCCACGGTCGAGGTCGAGGTCGGCCTCGACGACGGCAGCACGGGTCGTGCCGCCGTTCCGTCCGGCGCCTCGACGGGCGCCTTCGAGGCCATCGAGCTCCGCGACGGTGACCCCAACCGCTACCAGGGCAAGGGCGTCGAGAAGGCCGTCCTCGCCGTCATCGAGCAGATCGGCCCGGAGCTGGTCGGCTACGACGCCACCGAGCAGCGCCTGATCGACCAGGCGATGTTCGACCTGGACGCCACCGACAACAAGGGCTCCCTCGGCGCCAACGCCATCCTCGGCGTCTCCCTCGCCGTCGCCCACGCCGCCTCCGAGGCGTCCGACCTGCCGCTCTTCCGCTACCTGGGCGGCCCGAACGCGCACCTGCTGCCGGTGCCGATGATGAACATCCTGAACGGCGGCTCGCACGCCGACTCCAACGTGGACATCCAGGAGTTCATGATCGCCCCGATCGGCGCGGAGTCCTTCTCCGAGGCGCTGCGCTGGGGCACCGAGGTCTACCACACCCTCAAGAAGGTGCTGAAGAGCAAGGGCCTGGCCACCGGCCTCGGCGACGAGGGCGGCTTCGCCCCGAACCTCGGCTCCAACCGTGAGGCCCTCGACCTCATCCTCGAGGCCATCAAGGAAGCCGGCTACACCCCCGGCGAGCAGATCGCCCTCGCGCTCGACGTCGCCGCGTCCGAGTTCTACAAGGACGGCTCCTACGCCTTCGAGGGCAAGGACCGCTCGGCCGCCGAGATGACGGAGTACTACGCGGAGCTGGTCGAGGCCTATCCGCTGGTCTCCATCGAGGACCCGCTGTTCGAGGACGACTGGGCCGGCTGGAAGACCATCACCGAGAAGCTCGGCGACAAGGTCCAGCTCGTCGGCGACGACCTGTTCGTCACCAACCCGGAGCGCCTGGCCCGCGGCATCGAGGAGAACTCCGCGAACGCCCTGCTGGTCAAGGTCAACCAGATCGGCTCGCTGACCGAGACCCTGGACGCCGTCGAGCTGGCCCAGCGCAACGGCTTCAAGTGCATGATGTCCCACCGCTCCGGCGAGACCGAGGACGTCACCATCGCCGACCTGGCCGTCGCCACCAACTGCGGCCAGATCAAGACCGGCGCCCCGGCCCGCTCCGAGCGCGTCGCCAAGTACAACCAGCTGCTGCGCATCGAGGAGATCCTCGACGACGCGGCGGTGTACGCCGGCCGTAGCGCGTTCCCGCGCTTCAAGGGCTGA
- a CDS encoding FtsB family cell division protein, producing the protein MAVKDRDRFSTATRIRLLGEQTAARVYRSQTKRQARRSRLTGRAALLALVVCSLVVALAYPMRQYVSQRAEIADMQREREEAARRVEQLRDLKARWQDDAYAEQQIRQRLHYVMPGETGFIVVDPDAAKKSRTDQSEADRPWYANIWDGVDKADAADQ; encoded by the coding sequence ATGGCCGTCAAGGACCGGGACCGTTTCTCCACCGCGACCAGGATCCGGCTGCTCGGCGAGCAGACGGCGGCCCGTGTCTACCGTTCCCAGACCAAGCGGCAGGCCAGGCGCTCCCGGCTCACTGGCCGCGCCGCGCTGCTCGCGCTGGTGGTCTGCTCCCTCGTCGTGGCGCTGGCCTACCCGATGAGGCAGTACGTCTCCCAGCGCGCCGAGATCGCCGACATGCAGCGGGAGCGGGAGGAGGCCGCCCGGCGCGTCGAGCAGCTGCGCGACCTCAAGGCGCGCTGGCAGGACGACGCGTACGCCGAGCAGCAGATCCGGCAGCGGCTGCACTATGTGATGCCCGGGGAGACCGGTTTCATCGTGGTCGACCCGGACGCGGCGAAGAAGTCGCGGACCGACCAGAGCGAGGCGGACCGGCCCTGGTACGCGAACATCTGGGACGGGGTCGACAAGGCCGACGCCGCCGACCAGTGA
- a CDS encoding DUF501 domain-containing protein, with protein sequence MQSPPPPTPRTEPTDADVEAFKQQLGRPPRGLRAIAHRCPCGQPDVVETAPRLPDGTPFPTLYYLTCPKASSAIGTLEANGVMKEMTARLESDPELAAAYRSAHEDYIRRRDEIEELTGFPSAGGMPDRVKCLHVLVAHSLAAGPGVNPLGDEAIAMLPEWWLKGPCVVPTEIGP encoded by the coding sequence ATGCAATCGCCCCCGCCGCCCACCCCGCGCACCGAGCCCACCGACGCGGACGTCGAGGCGTTCAAGCAGCAGCTCGGCCGTCCCCCGCGCGGGCTGCGCGCCATCGCGCACCGGTGCCCGTGCGGGCAGCCGGACGTGGTCGAGACGGCGCCCCGGCTGCCCGACGGCACGCCCTTCCCGACGCTGTACTACCTGACGTGCCCCAAGGCGTCGTCGGCGATCGGGACGCTGGAGGCGAACGGGGTGATGAAGGAGATGACGGCGCGGCTGGAGAGCGATCCGGAGCTGGCGGCGGCGTATCGCTCCGCGCATGAGGACTACATCCGGCGGCGGGACGAGATCGAGGAGCTGACCGGGTTTCCGAGCGCGGGCGGCATGCCGGATCGGGTGAAGTGCCTGCATGTGCTGGTGGCGCACTCGTTGGCCGCCGGGCCGGGGGTGAATCCGCTGGGGGACGAGGCCATCGCGATGCTGCCGGAGTGGTGGCTGAAGGGGCCGTGTGTGGTGCCGACCGAGATCGGCCCCTGA
- a CDS encoding Ppx/GppA phosphatase family protein, giving the protein MTRVAAIDCGTNSIRLLVADVDPVTGELVDLDRRMTIVRLGQGVDRTGRLAPQALERTFAACRDYAAIIKEHGAERLRFVATSASRDAENRDDFVRGVMEILGVEPEVITGDQEAEFSFTGATRELTGRADLHRPYLVVDIGGGSTEFVVGEEHVRAARSVDVGCVRMTERHLVRDGAVSDPPSEEQIAAIREDVEAALDLAEESVPLREARTLVGLAGSVTTVSAIAQDLPEYDSTRIHHSRVTLGRVREITDRLLHSTHAERAAVPSMHPGRVDVIGAGALVLLAVMERIGAEEVVVSEHDILDGIAFKVAEDAQAAKRDSR; this is encoded by the coding sequence ATGACCCGCGTCGCCGCCATCGACTGCGGTACGAACTCCATCCGGCTCCTCGTCGCCGATGTCGACCCGGTCACGGGCGAACTCGTCGATCTGGACCGGCGTATGACCATCGTGCGGCTCGGCCAGGGCGTCGACCGTACGGGGCGGCTCGCCCCTCAGGCGCTGGAGCGGACCTTCGCCGCGTGCCGTGACTACGCGGCGATCATCAAGGAGCACGGCGCCGAACGGCTGCGCTTCGTCGCGACGTCCGCCTCCCGGGACGCCGAGAACCGGGACGACTTCGTGCGCGGCGTCATGGAGATCCTGGGCGTCGAGCCCGAGGTGATCACCGGCGATCAGGAGGCCGAGTTCTCCTTCACGGGAGCCACCAGGGAACTGACGGGGCGTGCGGACCTGCACCGGCCCTACCTCGTCGTGGACATCGGCGGCGGGTCGACGGAGTTCGTCGTCGGCGAGGAGCATGTGCGGGCGGCGCGCTCCGTGGACGTCGGGTGTGTGCGGATGACCGAGCGGCATCTCGTGCGGGACGGCGCGGTTTCCGACCCGCCCTCCGAGGAACAGATCGCGGCCATACGGGAAGACGTCGAGGCCGCCCTGGATCTCGCCGAGGAGAGTGTGCCGTTGCGCGAGGCCCGGACGCTGGTGGGGCTCGCCGGTTCCGTCACCACGGTGTCGGCGATCGCCCAGGACCTGCCCGAGTACGACTCGACGCGCATCCACCACTCCCGGGTCACCCTCGGCCGGGTCCGCGAGATCACCGACCGGCTGCTGCACTCCACCCACGCCGAGCGTGCGGCCGTGCCCTCCATGCACCCGGGGCGGGTCGACGTCATCGGGGCCGGCGCTCTGGTGCTGCTCGCCGTCATGGAGCGGATCGGCGCCGAGGAGGTCGTGGTCAGCGAGCACGACATCCTCGACGGCATCGCCTTCAAGGTGGCGGAGGACGCGCAGGCGGCCAAGCGCGACAGTCGCTGA
- a CDS encoding NAD(P)/FAD-dependent oxidoreductase — protein sequence MSTTERPRILVVGGGYVGLYAARRILKKMRYGEATVTVVDPRSYMTYQPFLPETAAGSISPRHVVVPLRRVLPKAEVLTGRVTTIDQDRKVASIAPLVGEAYELPFDYLVIALGAVSRTFPIPGLAEQGIGMKGIEEAIGLRNHVLEQLDKADSTTDEEIRRKALTFVFIGGGFAGAETIGEVEDMARDAAKYYTSVSREDMRFILVDAADKILPEVGPKLGQYGKEHLEARGVEVYLSTSMDSCVDGHVMLKNGLEVDSNTIVWTAGVKPNPALGRYGLPLGPRGHVDCEPTLQVKGTDYIWAAGDNAQVPDLVGRKAGNENAWCPPNAQHALRQARVLGDNVISGMRGFPQKDYSHANKGAVAGLGLHKGVAMIVMGKMKIKLKGRLAWYMHRGYHGMAMPTWNRKIRVFADWTLGMFLKREVVALGALETPREEFYEAAKPVPAAPKPEKTKAKAS from the coding sequence ATGAGCACCACGGAGCGTCCCAGGATCCTCGTAGTAGGCGGTGGGTACGTAGGCCTGTACGCAGCTCGGCGCATTCTCAAGAAGATGCGCTACGGAGAGGCGACCGTCACGGTCGTCGACCCCCGGTCGTACATGACCTACCAGCCCTTCCTCCCCGAAACCGCCGCCGGCAGCATCTCCCCGCGCCACGTCGTCGTCCCGCTGCGACGCGTGCTGCCCAAGGCGGAGGTCCTCACCGGCCGGGTCACCACCATCGACCAGGACCGCAAGGTCGCCTCGATCGCCCCGCTGGTCGGCGAGGCGTACGAGCTGCCCTTCGACTACCTGGTGATCGCGCTCGGCGCGGTCTCCCGCACCTTCCCGATCCCCGGCCTCGCCGAGCAGGGCATCGGCATGAAGGGCATCGAGGAGGCCATCGGCCTGCGCAACCACGTCCTCGAGCAGCTCGACAAGGCCGACTCCACCACCGACGAGGAGATCCGCCGCAAGGCGCTCACCTTCGTCTTCATCGGCGGCGGCTTCGCCGGTGCCGAGACCATCGGTGAGGTCGAGGACATGGCCCGCGACGCGGCCAAGTACTACACCAGCGTCTCCCGCGAGGACATGCGGTTCATCCTCGTCGACGCCGCCGACAAGATCCTGCCCGAGGTCGGCCCCAAGCTCGGCCAGTACGGCAAGGAGCACCTGGAGGCCCGCGGGGTCGAGGTCTACCTCTCCACCTCCATGGACTCCTGCGTCGACGGCCACGTGATGCTGAAGAACGGACTCGAGGTCGACTCCAACACCATCGTGTGGACGGCCGGCGTCAAGCCCAACCCGGCCCTCGGCCGCTACGGTCTGCCCCTCGGCCCCCGTGGTCACGTCGACTGCGAGCCCACGCTCCAGGTCAAGGGCACCGACTACATCTGGGCCGCCGGCGACAACGCCCAGGTCCCGGACCTCGTCGGCCGCAAGGCGGGCAACGAGAACGCCTGGTGCCCGCCGAACGCCCAGCACGCGCTGCGTCAGGCCCGCGTCCTCGGCGACAACGTGATCTCCGGTATGCGGGGCTTCCCGCAGAAGGACTACTCGCACGCCAACAAGGGCGCGGTGGCCGGACTCGGCCTCCACAAGGGCGTGGCGATGATCGTCATGGGCAAGATGAAGATCAAGCTCAAGGGCCGTCTCGCCTGGTACATGCACCGTGGCTACCACGGCATGGCGATGCCGACCTGGAACCGCAAGATCCGCGTCTTCGCCGACTGGACGCTCGGCATGTTCCTCAAGCGCGAGGTCGTGGCGCTCGGCGCGCTGGAGACTCCGCGCGAGGAGTTCTACGAGGCGGCGAAGCCCGTGCCTGCGGCGCCCAAGCCGGAGAAGACCAAGGCCAAGGCCTCCTGA
- a CDS encoding SAM-dependent methyltransferase, whose translation MADAALRLKSLVEQLLGVPLPVRIRAWDGSQAGPPDAPALVVRNRRAVRRLLWKPGELGLARGWVAGDLDVEGDLYTALDLMAGLVWERGEDARSLAQALRDPEVRAAVRGLVKMGGLPLPPAPPPEEVRRHGHLHTKRTDRRAISHHYDVGNDFYEIVLGPSMVYSCAYWSAPPPDGTLEAAQRDKLDLICRKLDLRPGQRLLDVGCGWGSLAVHAAREYGVSVVGVTLSQEQAAYARKRVAGEGLTDKVEIRVQDYRDVDDGPYDAISSIGMAEHVGAERYLEYADVLHRLLKPGGRLLNHQIGRRPQRDESTYRVDDFIDAYVFPDGELQPVGVTVTQLERAGFEVRDVESIREHYALTLRRWVANLEADWARAAELTGAGRARVWRLYMAASAVSFERNRIGVNQVLAVRTPDSGDAAMPLRSRTWG comes from the coding sequence ATGGCCGACGCCGCGCTGCGGCTGAAGAGCCTCGTCGAACAGTTGCTGGGAGTACCGCTCCCGGTGCGCATCCGCGCCTGGGACGGTTCGCAGGCGGGTCCGCCGGACGCGCCTGCCCTCGTCGTACGCAACCGCCGCGCCGTGCGGCGGCTGTTGTGGAAGCCGGGCGAACTGGGGCTGGCCCGTGGCTGGGTGGCCGGGGACCTCGATGTCGAGGGGGACCTCTACACCGCCCTCGATCTGATGGCCGGGCTGGTGTGGGAGCGGGGGGAGGACGCCCGGAGCCTGGCTCAGGCGCTGCGGGACCCCGAGGTGCGCGCCGCGGTGCGCGGCCTGGTCAAGATGGGCGGACTGCCGCTGCCGCCCGCGCCGCCCCCCGAGGAGGTGCGCCGGCACGGCCATCTGCACACCAAGCGCACCGACAGACGCGCCATCAGCCACCACTACGACGTAGGCAACGACTTCTACGAGATCGTCCTCGGCCCGTCCATGGTGTACTCCTGCGCCTACTGGTCGGCCCCGCCCCCGGACGGCACCCTCGAAGCCGCCCAGCGCGACAAGCTCGACCTCATCTGCCGCAAGCTCGATCTGAGGCCCGGCCAGCGGCTGCTCGACGTCGGCTGCGGCTGGGGCTCCCTGGCCGTGCACGCCGCCCGCGAGTACGGCGTGAGCGTCGTCGGCGTCACCCTCTCCCAGGAGCAGGCGGCGTACGCCCGCAAGCGCGTCGCCGGCGAGGGGCTCACCGACAAGGTGGAGATCCGCGTCCAGGACTACCGGGACGTCGACGACGGGCCGTACGACGCCATCTCCTCCATCGGCATGGCCGAACACGTCGGCGCCGAGCGGTACCTGGAGTACGCCGACGTACTGCACCGGCTGCTCAAGCCCGGCGGGCGGCTGCTCAACCACCAGATCGGGCGGCGGCCGCAGCGCGACGAGTCGACGTACCGCGTCGACGATTTCATCGACGCCTATGTCTTCCCCGACGGCGAGCTCCAGCCCGTCGGCGTCACCGTCACCCAGCTCGAACGCGCCGGGTTCGAGGTGCGCGACGTCGAGTCGATCCGGGAGCACTACGCGCTGACCCTGCGCCGCTGGGTGGCCAACCTGGAGGCCGACTGGGCCCGCGCGGCCGAGCTCACCGGCGCCGGCCGGGCCCGCGTCTGGCGGCTGTACATGGCCGCCTCCGCGGTGTCCTTCGAGCGCAACCGCATCGGGGTCAACCAGGTGCTGGCGGTGCGGACGCCCGACTCCGGTGACGCGGCGATGCCGCTGCGCTCCCGCACCTGGGGCTGA
- a CDS encoding ABC transporter permease, whose amino-acid sequence MFRTALRNVLAHKARLLMTVLAVMLGVAFVSGTLVFADTLSNAFRNQSAKSYDDVAVAVTSHADPDNPKEEPGLSDKTLDKISAVDGVAGVYGRVEGFAGVADPDGKLIGVGWSNKGSNFAPGKDGKDTAYTFTDGSGPVKDDQIALDKESATKGEYQVGDRVRVATNGPVKEYTLSGVFTTEDGAVNAGGSLVLFDTAVAQKQYLKPGYFGSVTVTAAPGASDAKILGAVEPLLPETAEAQTGQALADEQAKQIEQGLGSLKQVLLGFAGIALFVGIFLISNTFTMLVAQRTKEIALMRAVGASRKQITRSVLAEAAVVGLVASVIGFVLGIGLAVGLRSGMAAFEMKIPDGPLILSATPVIAAIGVGVLITMFAAWLPGRRAAKIPPVAAMSSVHAVATTKSLVVRNSIGAAITALGSAAIVLGASSGGKSGRMYIAGGAFLALIGVIILIPLLSRPVIALVRPLLVGPFGVAGKLAGQNAVRNPRRTGATASALAIGLTLVTGLSVLGITVGTAIDKMTTDNIKADYMVRMANGGDLDQSALTALEKAKGVSAVSPQQDAYFQVDDDYVSASAVTPGDIERVLNVDVVDGSVDSLAKGQVAVAEKTARSKGWKPGDSLSVTFADEKKATLKVGAVYKDSEFLSPVLVDTAIVNQHEVKPYIPQIFVKVDGGQTAANEKVLIDALGDNPAITVMDRQDIRNEFGGAINTMLNIMYGLLAMALIIAVLGVVNTLAMSVFERQQEIGMLRAIGLDRRRVKRMVRLEAVVISVFGAVVGIGLGAFLGWAIGETIAEEIPGYALVLPWDRIGIFLVLAGLVGVLAALWPARNAAKLNMLNAIKAE is encoded by the coding sequence ATGTTCCGCACCGCCCTGCGCAACGTACTCGCGCACAAGGCCCGGCTGTTGATGACCGTGCTCGCCGTGATGCTCGGCGTCGCGTTCGTCTCCGGCACCCTGGTCTTCGCCGACACCCTCTCCAACGCCTTCCGCAACCAGTCGGCGAAGAGCTACGACGACGTCGCGGTCGCCGTCACCTCGCACGCCGACCCGGACAATCCCAAGGAAGAGCCCGGCCTCTCCGACAAGACCCTCGACAAGATCTCCGCCGTGGACGGCGTCGCCGGCGTGTACGGCCGCGTCGAGGGCTTCGCCGGGGTCGCCGACCCCGACGGGAAGCTCATCGGCGTCGGCTGGTCCAACAAGGGCTCCAACTTCGCCCCCGGCAAGGACGGCAAGGACACGGCCTACACGTTCACCGACGGCTCGGGCCCGGTGAAGGACGATCAGATCGCCCTGGACAAGGAATCCGCGACCAAGGGCGAGTACCAGGTCGGCGACCGGGTGCGGGTGGCGACCAACGGCCCGGTGAAGGAGTACACCCTCAGCGGTGTGTTCACCACCGAGGACGGCGCCGTGAACGCCGGCGGCAGCCTCGTCCTCTTCGACACCGCGGTCGCCCAGAAGCAGTACCTCAAGCCGGGCTACTTCGGGAGCGTCACCGTCACCGCCGCCCCCGGCGCGTCCGACGCGAAGATCCTGGGCGCGGTCGAGCCGCTGCTGCCGGAGACGGCCGAGGCCCAGACCGGCCAGGCGCTCGCGGACGAGCAGGCCAAGCAGATCGAGCAGGGGCTGGGCAGCCTCAAGCAGGTCCTGCTCGGCTTCGCGGGCATCGCGCTGTTCGTCGGGATCTTCCTGATCTCCAACACCTTCACGATGCTGGTCGCCCAGCGCACGAAGGAGATCGCCCTGATGCGCGCCGTCGGCGCGTCGCGCAAGCAGATCACCCGCTCGGTGCTCGCCGAGGCCGCGGTGGTGGGCCTGGTCGCCTCGGTGATCGGCTTCGTCCTGGGCATCGGGCTCGCGGTCGGTCTGCGCTCCGGAATGGCCGCGTTCGAGATGAAGATCCCGGACGGCCCGCTGATCCTGTCCGCCACGCCGGTGATCGCCGCGATCGGCGTCGGTGTGCTGATCACGATGTTCGCCGCCTGGCTGCCCGGCCGCCGGGCCGCGAAGATCCCGCCGGTGGCGGCCATGAGCAGCGTCCACGCGGTGGCGACCACCAAGTCGCTGGTGGTGCGCAACTCCATCGGCGCGGCCATCACCGCTCTCGGCTCGGCCGCGATCGTGCTGGGTGCCTCGTCCGGCGGCAAGAGCGGCCGGATGTACATCGCCGGCGGCGCGTTCCTCGCGCTGATCGGCGTGATCATCCTGATCCCGCTGCTGTCCCGGCCCGTGATCGCGCTCGTCCGTCCGCTGCTGGTCGGCCCCTTCGGGGTGGCCGGCAAGCTGGCCGGCCAGAACGCGGTCCGCAACCCGCGCCGCACCGGTGCCACCGCCTCGGCGCTCGCGATCGGCCTGACGCTGGTGACCGGTCTGTCGGTGCTCGGTATCACGGTCGGCACGGCCATCGACAAGATGACCACGGACAACATCAAGGCCGACTACATGGTCAGGATGGCGAACGGCGGGGACCTCGACCAGTCCGCGCTGACGGCGCTGGAGAAGGCCAAGGGCGTCTCCGCGGTGTCGCCGCAGCAGGACGCCTACTTCCAGGTCGACGACGACTACGTGTCCGCCTCGGCGGTCACGCCGGGCGACATCGAGCGGGTCCTGAACGTCGACGTCGTCGACGGCAGCGTGGACTCGCTCGCGAAGGGCCAGGTCGCGGTCGCGGAGAAGACGGCCAGGAGCAAGGGCTGGAAGCCCGGCGACAGCCTCTCCGTCACCTTCGCCGACGAGAAGAAGGCCACGCTGAAGGTCGGCGCCGTCTACAAGGACAGCGAGTTCCTCTCCCCCGTCCTCGTCGACACCGCGATCGTGAACCAGCACGAGGTGAAGCCGTACATCCCGCAGATCTTCGTGAAGGTCGACGGCGGCCAGACCGCGGCGAACGAGAAGGTCCTCATCGACGCGCTGGGCGACAACCCCGCGATCACGGTCATGGACCGTCAGGACATCCGCAACGAGTTCGGCGGCGCCATCAACACGATGCTGAACATCATGTACGGCCTGCTGGCGATGGCCCTGATCATCGCGGTGCTGGGGGTCGTCAACACCCTGGCGATGTCGGTCTTCGAACGGCAGCAGGAGATCGGCATGCTGCGGGCGATCGGTCTCGACCGGCGCCGGGTGAAGCGGATGGTCCGGCTGGAGGCCGTGGTCATCTCTGTGTTCGGCGCGGTGGTCGGCATCGGTCTCGGCGCGTTCCTCGGCTGGGCGATCGGCGAGACGATCGCGGAGGAGATCCCGGGCTACGCGCTGGTGCTGCCCTGGGACCGGATCGGGATCTTCCTGGTGCTGGCCGGTCTGGTGGGCGTCCTGGCCGCGCTGTGGCCGGCCCGCAACGCCGCGAAGTTGAACATGCTGAACGCGATCAAGGCGGAATAG